In Nitrospira sp., a genomic segment contains:
- a CDS encoding HEAT repeat domain-containing protein: MAEEAPVKLIQIGPKGGPKKDGFNLVTERVVAVNPEARQLEVELLAYDGKTVVLDVGDEALEDFLKIKPGDGATIRVVEEGGKRVAKSFRIRAKDPNAAKADAMLIDLKDSHWLNRKYAAEVLGELKDPRAVVPLVEALTDEVGDVRQRAYDSLIKIGGLAVPSLVPLLAAEEDDVRQSATEIIRKIGKPAVEPLATALADADDRLKTKIMKVLDRMGYKPKPKESVQAEPAKLLS, translated from the coding sequence ATGGCTGAAGAAGCACCGGTAAAACTGATTCAGATCGGACCGAAGGGCGGGCCCAAGAAGGACGGATTCAACCTGGTCACGGAGCGGGTCGTCGCTGTCAATCCCGAAGCGAGGCAGTTGGAAGTGGAACTACTAGCCTACGACGGGAAGACCGTCGTGCTGGATGTGGGCGACGAGGCCCTCGAGGATTTTCTCAAGATCAAGCCCGGTGACGGGGCCACGATCCGTGTCGTCGAAGAAGGCGGCAAACGCGTCGCCAAAAGCTTCCGGATTCGGGCCAAGGATCCGAACGCCGCGAAGGCCGACGCCATGCTGATCGATTTGAAGGACTCGCATTGGCTCAACCGCAAGTATGCGGCGGAAGTCCTGGGCGAGTTGAAGGATCCGCGGGCGGTCGTTCCACTGGTGGAGGCCCTGACCGATGAAGTCGGAGACGTTCGGCAGCGGGCGTATGACTCGTTGATTAAGATCGGCGGGTTGGCCGTGCCCTCGCTCGTGCCGCTCTTGGCCGCTGAGGAAGACGATGTGCGCCAATCAGCCACGGAAATCATTCGGAAGATCGGCAAGCCGGCCGTGGAGCCGCTGGCCACGGCGCTGGCGGATGCGGACGACCGGCTGAAAACGAAGATTATGAAGGTGCTGGACCGGATGGGTTATAAACCCAAGCCGAAGGAGAGCGTTCAGGCTGAACCAGCAAAGCTGTTGAGTTAA
- a CDS encoding UDP-glucose/GDP-mannose dehydrogenase family protein, producing the protein MHISVIGTGYVGLVTGACFAEFGVNVTCMDTDARRIAKLEKGEVPFFEPGITELVAKGIKEDRLHFTTDVAKAVDKALVIFIAVGTPPKSDGSADLSYVEEVGRGIAKNMTGYKVIVTKSTVPVGTGEKLREVIKANQTGRFRFDIVSNPEFLREGSAIEDFMRPNRVVIGADSEQAVAIMKDLYRPLYLLETPIVVTDIPTAEMIKYASNAFLAVKISFINEIATVCEKVGADVQMVSKGMGLDNRIGNKFLHAGPGFGGSCFPKDLAALVQTGERVGYPFQIAGAAAKVNYEQHLRMVEKVKQACGGVKGKTLGVLGLSFKPNTNDMREAPSLTILSELMKEGATIRAYDPASMEESMKLLPGMVPCQDTYDVAEGADGLIIMTEWNQFRNLDFERLKKSMKEPLLLDLRNTYESDRVVTYGFRHVSVGRTTRNPAA; encoded by the coding sequence ATGCATATTAGCGTGATTGGAACGGGCTATGTCGGCTTGGTCACCGGGGCCTGCTTCGCAGAATTCGGCGTGAACGTCACCTGTATGGATACGGACGCACGCCGCATTGCGAAGCTCGAAAAGGGCGAGGTGCCATTTTTCGAGCCCGGCATTACTGAACTGGTCGCCAAAGGCATCAAGGAAGACCGGCTCCATTTCACCACCGACGTGGCCAAAGCCGTCGACAAAGCCTTGGTCATCTTCATCGCGGTCGGAACTCCGCCGAAATCCGACGGCTCCGCCGATCTGTCCTATGTCGAAGAAGTAGGTCGCGGAATCGCCAAGAATATGACCGGGTACAAAGTCATCGTCACCAAATCGACCGTGCCCGTCGGCACCGGCGAAAAATTACGCGAAGTGATCAAGGCCAACCAAACCGGCCGCTTCCGTTTCGATATCGTGTCGAATCCGGAATTTCTGCGAGAAGGCTCCGCCATCGAAGATTTCATGCGGCCCAATCGCGTAGTGATCGGCGCAGACAGCGAGCAGGCCGTCGCCATCATGAAGGACCTCTACCGACCGTTGTACCTGCTTGAAACCCCCATCGTCGTCACCGACATCCCGACCGCCGAAATGATCAAGTACGCGTCCAACGCCTTTCTCGCCGTCAAAATCTCGTTCATCAACGAAATTGCGACGGTCTGTGAAAAGGTCGGCGCAGACGTGCAGATGGTCTCCAAAGGCATGGGGCTCGACAATCGTATCGGCAACAAGTTTCTGCATGCGGGCCCAGGATTCGGCGGATCCTGCTTCCCGAAAGATCTCGCCGCATTGGTGCAGACCGGTGAACGCGTAGGTTATCCCTTCCAGATTGCCGGCGCGGCCGCCAAAGTGAACTACGAACAGCACCTGCGTATGGTTGAGAAGGTGAAACAGGCGTGCGGCGGCGTGAAAGGCAAAACGCTCGGCGTACTGGGCCTCTCTTTCAAGCCCAATACGAACGATATGCGCGAAGCCCCGTCATTGACGATTCTGAGTGAGTTGATGAAGGAAGGGGCGACGATCCGCGCCTACGACCCGGCGTCGATGGAAGAATCGATGAAACTGCTCCCCGGCATGGTGCCCTGCCAGGATACATATGACGTCGCCGAAGGGGCCGACGGCTTGATCATCATGACCGAATGGAATCAGTTCCGAAATCTCGACTTCGAGCGGCTCAAGAAATCCATGAAGGAACCGCTGCTGCTCGACCTGCGTAACACGTACGAATCCGATCGCGTTGTCACCTATGGCTTTCGCCATGTGTCGGTCGGTCGCACCACCAGGAATCCGGCCGCCTAA